The following DNA comes from Halalkaliarchaeum sp. AArc-CO.
CGGTTGAACGTTTCTATCTTACGAACGAACAACTGGTGTCGAGTTTATTCCTCCGAAAGAAACAGGCAGGCCTCGGCCTCGAGTTGGCGACAGGCCTCGATCAGGCCTCGACTTCGTAGCCGGCGTCCTCGACTGCGGCCACGAGGGCCCCGCGGTCGGCGTCCCCCTCTGCGGTTGCGGTACCGGCCTCGTGATCGGCGCTCGCCGATTCGACCCCCGAAACGCCCTCGAGCGCTTCGACGACCGCCTCTTCACAGCCATCACACGCCATTCCGGACACGGTGAGTGTCGTAGACATACAGGAAACTACTCCGTCACGAACTATGTGGGTTTTCCTTTCGTATCCAGTGTCGAGACGGACAGTAAAGTTTTGAACCATAAGCAAACGCAAAACGCACTTGAGGATGGAAAGATACGGAGACACATGCGCACGCTCGACGAGACCGATCGCGAGATCCTCCGACTGCTGCTTTCGGATGCCCGACGGCCGTACAGCGACATCGCAGATCGCGTCGGCCTCTCGCCGCCGGCTGTCTCCGACCGCGTCGACCGCCTCCAGGAGCTCGGCGTTCTCGAGTCGTTCACGGTCACGCTCGACCGGTCGATGCTCACCGAGGGGGCACGCCTGCTGATCACCGTGACACTCGCCCCGACAGCGGACCCGGCGGTTGAGGATGTTTCAGCCCACGACAGGGTCGAACACGCGTTCCTGACGGCGGCCGGCGACCTGGTGTTCGTCGCGATCGTCTCCGACGGGGACGTCAGACCGCTGGTTTCGGAGCTGCTCGGTGAGGACGAAACGCTGCTCAGGGGACTCGAGGTCGAACTCCTCGCCGGATCGTCGTGGTCGCCCACGCTGGGGAACGCCGAACTGGCCGTCGAGTGCGTCGAATGTGGCAACACCGTCACGAGCGAGGGAGAGTCGGCCCGCATCGACGGCACCCTGTATCATTTCTGTTGTGGCTCGTGTCTGGCGAACTTCGAGGAACGGTTCGAACGGCTACAGGAAGGGGCAAAGGAAGGCGCCTGAGTCCGGAGATCCATCGAGTCCGGAGATCCGTCGAGTTCGGAGACCGCCCGAAGACGAGGACGAGAGGGTGGTCTCGGAGGGAAAGTGTTAGGGTCGTCTCGCTCGTGGTACCCACGACTAATGTCTGACATCGCCGGCATCATCCAGGAGATAACGGCGGACCTCGCCTCCAGGGACGGCATCGTTGTCGCGTTCAGTGGCGGCGTCGATTCCTCGGTCGTCGCCGCACTCGCACACGACGCCCTCGGCGACGACGCCGTCGCCGTGACCGCCAGAAGCGAAACGCTCCCGGAGGCGGAGCTCGAGTCGGCGAAACGCGTCGCTCGGGAGATCGGAATCCGACACGAGACCGTCTCGTTCAGCGAGCTGGACGACGATCGGTTCGTCGAAAACGACGACAAGCGGTGTTACTACTGCCGGACGATGCGGTTGGGTGAACTGTCCGACGCCGCAGCGAGGCTAGGAATCGACACCGTCTGTGACGGCACCAACGCCAGCGACGTCGACGGCGGCCATCGGCCGGGGCTGCAAGCTGTCGAGGAACAGGAGGCGTACTCGCCGCTTCTGGCGCACGACGTCACCAAAGCACAGGTTCGCGCCATCGCCTCGTCGTACGACCTGTCGGTTGCGGACAAACCGTCGATGGCCTGTCTCTCCTCCCGCATCCCGACCGGACAGGAAGTGACCGAAGCGCGGCTCTCCCGCATCGAGCGCGCCGAACAGTTCCTGCGCGAGTGGGGGTTCTCCCAGTTCCGCGTCCGGGACCACGACGGGATGGCCCGGATCGAAATCTGCGCGGACGAACTCGAAGCGGCGCTGGATCCGACGTTCGCACGGGTCGCAAGAGAACACGTTCGGGACGCCGGCTTCGACACCGTCACCCTGGACCTCGAAGGCTATCGGACCGGGAGCGTGAGCCCGGGTGGCGGGAACTGATCGGCTTCCCCGAGTGAGTAGGGAGTCGATCAAGTAGGGAGTCGGTCAGGTTCTGGCGATCTGTGCCGCCTGCGCGCCCGCGACGAACCCGGCGTCGATGTTCACCGTCGAGAGCACGGTACAGGACTGCAGCATCCCCGCGAGTGCCGCCTCGCCATCCCCGCCGTGACCGTATCCGATCGACACCGGCAGGCCGATCACCGGGCTGTCGACGAGCCCGGCGACGACGGTCGGCAGGGCACCCTCCCGTCCGGCGGCGACGACGACAGCGTCGGCGTTTGAAAGCGCTTCGGCCTCCGAGAGGATCCGGTGGATGCCGGCCACGCCGACATCGTAGAACGTCTCGACAGTACACCCCATCTCGCCGGCCGTCACGGCGGCCTCCTCGGCCACCGGAACGTCTGACGTCCCGCCGGAGACCACCGCGACCGTGCCCTCCGGCTCCGGCGGTTCGTACGCGGCAGTTCGGAGCACGAGGACCCGCGAGTCCGGATACCAGCCGACGTTGGTGGCGAGCGCCTCGAGCGTGTCGACTGCCGCCTCGTCGACTCGGGTGAAAACGACATGTCCCTGCTCGTCGAGAAACGAATCCGCAATCGAGCGCAACTGGTCGATCGACTTTCCGTCTCCGAGGACGACCTCCGGGATCCCGGCGCGGTCTCCCCTACCGGTGTCGAGGCGCGCGAAATCGTCGACGCGAGTGTACCCGTCCAGCTCCCGTCTGGCTTCCTCGACCGTTCGCTCACCCGAGGCGACGTCTTCGAGTACGTCCTGTAGATCCATGCACCCCCTCCGGGCGTCGACGAAGAAAAGCTAACCGCCATCCGCCTTGGGGAACGCGTGTTCCATGCGGTGGGAAGAAGTCTCCGTGAGGGTCGCTCCTGGCGTCCCGGAGACTGCTCAGATCCAGCCCTCTTCGACCAGCAGCTCGCCGTTGAGGATCGACGCGCCTGCCGCGCCGCGGATCGTGTTGTGAGCCAGACAGTTGTACTTCACCCCGTCGACGGTCGTCTCGATCCCGCCGGCGACGACCGCCATTCCCCGTTCGGTCATCCTGTCGAGGCGGGGTTGGGGCCGGTCGGGCTGTGCTTCGCCGAACACGTGTATCAACTGGTCGGGGGCGCTGGGGAGGTCGATCCCCGGCAGCGATCGCATCGCCGCCCGGACCTCCTCGGCGTCCGGTTCCGACGTGAGTCCGGCGAAGACGTTCTCGAGGTGGCCGTCGATCGTCGGGATCCGGTTGCAGGAGGCGGAGACGTCGGCGTCGTGAAGCTCGAGTTCGGCACCGTCGAACGAGCCAAGCAGCTTCCGGGATTCCGTCTCCATCTTCTCCTCTTCGCCGCCGATGTGGGGAAGGGCGTTGTCGATAATCTCCATCGAGGTGACGCCGGAGTACCCCGCCCCCGAGACCGCCTGCAGCGTCGAGACGTGGACGCTTTCGAGCCCGAACTCGTCGAGTGCTGCCAGGGTCGGGACCATCGTGATCGTCGAACAGTTCGGGTTCTTCACCAGTGCACCGTCCCAGCCACGTTCGTCCCGCTGGACCTCGATCAGTCCGAGATGATCCGGATTGATCTCCGGAATCGTGAGCGGTACGTCCGGGGCCATCCGGTCGTTCGAGGAGTTCGAGGAGACGACGTAGCCGTCCTCGAGGAACGCCGGCTCGATCTCGCTCGCGACGCCCGAGGGGAGCGAGGAGAACAGCAGGTCGACGTCGTCGGGGACCGCCTCTGGAATCGTTTCGACGACCTCCATCCCCGCGACATCCGCCGGGATCGGGGTGTCGACACGCCACTTCGCCGCCTCCGCGTACCGCTTGCCCGCGCTGGCTTCACTCGCGGTCACCGCGG
Coding sequences within:
- a CDS encoding heavy-metal-associated domain-containing protein; protein product: MSTTLTVSGMACDGCEEAVVEALEGVSGVESASADHEAGTATAEGDADRGALVAAVEDAGYEVEA
- a CDS encoding AsnC family transcriptional regulator, whose protein sequence is MRTLDETDREILRLLLSDARRPYSDIADRVGLSPPAVSDRVDRLQELGVLESFTVTLDRSMLTEGARLLITVTLAPTADPAVEDVSAHDRVEHAFLTAAGDLVFVAIVSDGDVRPLVSELLGEDETLLRGLEVELLAGSSWSPTLGNAELAVECVECGNTVTSEGESARIDGTLYHFCCGSCLANFEERFERLQEGAKEGA
- the larE gene encoding ATP-dependent sacrificial sulfur transferase LarE → MSDIAGIIQEITADLASRDGIVVAFSGGVDSSVVAALAHDALGDDAVAVTARSETLPEAELESAKRVAREIGIRHETVSFSELDDDRFVENDDKRCYYCRTMRLGELSDAAARLGIDTVCDGTNASDVDGGHRPGLQAVEEQEAYSPLLAHDVTKAQVRAIASSYDLSVADKPSMACLSSRIPTGQEVTEARLSRIERAEQFLREWGFSQFRVRDHDGMARIEICADELEAALDPTFARVAREHVRDAGFDTVTLDLEGYRTGSVSPGGGN
- the larB gene encoding nickel pincer cofactor biosynthesis protein LarB, whose protein sequence is MDLQDVLEDVASGERTVEEARRELDGYTRVDDFARLDTGRGDRAGIPEVVLGDGKSIDQLRSIADSFLDEQGHVVFTRVDEAAVDTLEALATNVGWYPDSRVLVLRTAAYEPPEPEGTVAVVSGGTSDVPVAEEAAVTAGEMGCTVETFYDVGVAGIHRILSEAEALSNADAVVVAAGREGALPTVVAGLVDSPVIGLPVSIGYGHGGDGEAALAGMLQSCTVLSTVNIDAGFVAGAQAAQIART
- the asd gene encoding aspartate-semialdehyde dehydrogenase: MTVQVGILGATGAVGQRFIQLLDDHPTFELAAVTASEASAGKRYAEAAKWRVDTPIPADVAGMEVVETIPEAVPDDVDLLFSSLPSGVASEIEPAFLEDGYVVSSNSSNDRMAPDVPLTIPEINPDHLGLIEVQRDERGWDGALVKNPNCSTITMVPTLAALDEFGLESVHVSTLQAVSGAGYSGVTSMEIIDNALPHIGGEEEKMETESRKLLGSFDGAELELHDADVSASCNRIPTIDGHLENVFAGLTSEPDAEEVRAAMRSLPGIDLPSAPDQLIHVFGEAQPDRPQPRLDRMTERGMAVVAGGIETTVDGVKYNCLAHNTIRGAAGASILNGELLVEEGWI